From one Chloroflexota bacterium genomic stretch:
- a CDS encoding ABC transporter permease: MTTLRVIYSSFMLQAKDRATNNFFIGTLFVLPVIFTLLSVGTYLYGGKPDFGLYAVVGAGMIGIWNSNLWTSGRIVDDERRSGTMPMLIASPTPFALVLVGKSLSNAVTSLVAMVMTFGTGLIAFRLPIDIDDPLGFVASLLLTIVAMTCLGLILGSFFVLTRNAGQFITVANYPIFVLAGLTFPITLLPAWTRPLSAILAPMWGNLAMNTAAGLVAGNPWLIDLWLIGLSVVYLIIARFLYARVEYMVREAGSLEAW, encoded by the coding sequence ATGACCACCCTCCGCGTCATCTACAGCTCCTTCATGCTTCAGGCAAAGGATCGGGCGACGAACAATTTCTTCATCGGCACGCTCTTCGTTCTGCCCGTCATCTTCACCCTGCTCTCGGTCGGCACGTATCTCTACGGCGGCAAGCCCGACTTCGGGCTGTACGCCGTCGTCGGCGCGGGCATGATCGGCATCTGGAATTCCAACTTGTGGACCTCGGGCCGCATCGTGGACGACGAGCGGCGGTCGGGGACGATGCCTATGCTCATCGCCTCGCCGACTCCGTTTGCCCTGGTGCTGGTGGGCAAGAGTCTGTCCAACGCCGTTACCTCACTCGTCGCCATGGTTATGACGTTCGGCACCGGCCTGATCGCCTTTCGCCTGCCGATTGACATTGACGATCCGTTGGGCTTTGTCGCCAGCCTGCTCCTCACCATCGTCGCCATGACCTGCCTGGGGTTGATCCTCGGCTCGTTCTTTGTCCTTACCCGCAACGCCGGCCAGTTCATCACCGTCGCCAACTATCCGATCTTCGTGCTGGCCGGCCTGACGTTTCCGATCACCCTCCTGCCCGCGTGGACGCGGCCGCTCTCGGCGATCCTGGCTCCGATGTGGGGAAATTTGGCGATGAACACTGCCGCTGGTTTAGTGGCGGGCAACCCCTGGCTCATTGACTTGTGGCTGATCGGTTTGTCCGTCGTCTATCTGATCATCGCCCGCTTCCTCTATGCCCGCGTCGAATACATGGTGCGCGAAGCGGGGTCGCTGGAGGCGTGGTAG
- a CDS encoding ABC transporter permease, which produces MQNALRLFWSGTRVSFAVYSVELTPAVVLGSKIPRWVLQALFFVLIAKAAGGNELAKFALIGNAVHAAVFPAIVELAIVIEVEKWAGTLPHLIAAPANWLPMMIGRSMAGFFDALLSTALVLIVLVPVIAPDLAVVNLLRAAPLLVITLITTGGLGWLSGSISLPTRWGMLLCNMIGYIMMLTGAVNFPLSALPPAVQVLSRSLPMTHGLLAIRAVVDGAPYSEVMGLMGLEVLLGLVYGAAAWLMFRHRLNTARSNGNIELI; this is translated from the coding sequence ATGCAAAACGCCTTACGTTTATTCTGGAGCGGCACGCGCGTTTCATTCGCGGTGTACTCGGTGGAACTCACACCGGCAGTTGTCCTCGGTTCCAAAATTCCGCGCTGGGTTCTGCAAGCCCTGTTCTTCGTGCTGATTGCCAAAGCCGCCGGCGGCAATGAACTGGCGAAGTTTGCCCTGATCGGCAACGCCGTGCATGCGGCAGTGTTCCCGGCGATTGTCGAACTGGCGATTGTGATCGAAGTGGAAAAATGGGCCGGCACTCTGCCGCACCTGATCGCCGCTCCGGCCAACTGGCTGCCGATGATGATCGGGCGAAGCATGGCCGGATTCTTCGACGCCCTGCTCAGCACGGCGCTGGTGCTAATCGTCCTCGTGCCCGTCATCGCGCCCGACCTTGCCGTCGTCAACCTGTTGCGCGCCGCGCCCCTGCTCGTGATCACGCTGATCACGACCGGCGGCCTGGGCTGGCTGTCCGGCTCGATCTCACTGCCCACCCGCTGGGGAATGTTGCTCTGCAACATGATTGGCTACATTATGATGTTGACCGGCGCCGTCAACTTCCCACTCTCGGCTCTGCCGCCCGCCGTGCAAGTGTTGAGCCGCTCGCTGCCGATGACCCACGGCCTGCTGGCGATTCGGGCTGTTGTGGACGGCGCTCCTTATTCTGAGGTGATGGGGTTGATGGGCTTGGAAGTTCTGCTCGGCCTGGTTTACGGGGCGGCGGCCTGGCTGATGTTCCGCCATCGCCTGAATACGGCGCGATCGAACGGAAACATCGAACTGATTTGA
- a CDS encoding M48 family metallopeptidase, whose protein sequence is MNASYRYPNEQLVLTLTLFLVFVVIAVTATATLCGSLLFVLAMLAFSYFASQSRHETLIKQAHQVTPESSPNLAALARDCVRRLQPGRVNFFVVPADVLNAYTFGLSDPKVVVLYSPILQVMDTDEIQFVLGHELGHVRLGHTWLNSLVGGMAGIPSPLFAAVILQIAFRWWNRMCEYSADRAGLLACGKPNKAISALVKLATGGAAQTSADLQKALALIEKEDDDLANNIGELLGTHPMIIKRIEELRRYIASAEYSRLQAVVNKNTE, encoded by the coding sequence TTGAACGCCTCCTACCGTTACCCCAACGAACAACTTGTTCTGACGCTGACGCTGTTTCTGGTGTTCGTCGTCATCGCTGTCACGGCCACGGCCACGTTGTGCGGTAGCCTGCTGTTTGTGCTGGCGATGCTGGCCTTCTCGTACTTTGCGAGTCAATCCAGGCATGAAACGCTTATAAAACAAGCACATCAGGTGACGCCTGAATCGTCGCCCAACCTGGCGGCGCTGGCCCGTGATTGTGTGAGGCGGTTGCAACCGGGGCGGGTGAACTTCTTCGTCGTCCCGGCGGATGTCCTCAACGCTTACACCTTCGGCCTCTCCGACCCGAAAGTGGTGGTGTTGTACTCGCCTATCTTGCAAGTGATGGACACGGACGAGATTCAGTTTGTGTTGGGCCACGAACTCGGCCACGTCCGACTCGGCCACACCTGGCTCAACTCCCTCGTCGGCGGCATGGCCGGAATCCCCAGCCCCCTCTTCGCCGCCGTCATCCTGCAAATTGCTTTCCGGTGGTGGAACAGGATGTGCGAATATTCAGCCGACCGGGCCGGATTGCTGGCCTGCGGCAAACCCAACAAGGCCATCTCGGCGCTGGTCAAGCTGGCAACGGGCGGCGCGGCCCAGACCTCGGCTGACTTGCAAAAGGCGCTGGCCCTGATCGAGAAGGAAGACGACGACCTTGCCAACAACATCGGCGAATTGCTCGGCACGCATCCGATGATCATCAAGCGCATCGAAGAATTGCGCCGCTACATTGCCTCGGCTGAATATAGTCGCTTGCAGGCGGTGGTGAACAAAAACACGGAATAG